One Oxobacter pfennigii DNA window includes the following coding sequences:
- a CDS encoding cyanophycinase: MSENTKGKLVIIGGAEDKEGKCEILRKVVHLSGKENSRIVVMTTATERPEEVGSLYKKIFKRLGVKTVDIVNINARAEASNEEYTQLINEATCIFFTGGDQLRITSLLGGTDIYKSLHDAYQRGALIVGTSAGASAMSSNMIVEGSNDDAAKLCTLNMAPGLSLLNEVIIDQHFAQRGRIGRLMSAVAQNPHMLGVGIDEDTAITVEGDNFYVIGSQSVTVVDGMCLSHTNVSELMPEEPLALTNVKLHILPKGYGFDLISREPKIIQKESTKEEEIQ, encoded by the coding sequence ATGAGTGAAAACACAAAAGGAAAGCTTGTTATTATAGGCGGAGCAGAAGATAAGGAAGGGAAGTGTGAAATTCTCCGTAAAGTAGTACACTTGTCCGGAAAGGAAAATTCCAGGATAGTGGTTATGACCACGGCTACAGAACGGCCTGAGGAAGTAGGAAGCTTATATAAAAAGATATTTAAGAGACTGGGAGTTAAAACTGTCGACATCGTAAATATAAATGCCAGGGCTGAAGCCTCAAATGAAGAGTATACACAATTAATAAATGAAGCTACCTGTATTTTTTTTACGGGAGGAGATCAATTAAGGATTACCAGCCTGTTAGGAGGAACGGATATTTATAAGAGCCTTCATGATGCGTATCAAAGAGGAGCCTTAATTGTGGGGACGAGTGCCGGGGCTTCCGCCATGAGCAGCAATATGATTGTGGAAGGCTCAAATGATGATGCAGCGAAATTATGCACTTTAAATATGGCTCCGGGACTGAGTCTATTAAATGAAGTTATAATTGATCAGCATTTTGCTCAAAGAGGAAGGATAGGAAGGCTTATGTCAGCCGTCGCACAAAATCCTCATATGTTAGGAGTGGGAATAGACGAAGATACGGCAATAACTGTGGAAGGAGATAATTTTTATGTAATAGGTTCCCAGTCTGTCACAGTTGTTGACGGAATGTGTTTATCCCATACAAATGTATCCGAACTTATGCCCGAAGAACCTTTAGCCTTAACGAATGTGAAGCTTCACATATTGCCAAAGGGGTATGGATTTGACTTGATTTCACGTGAACCTAAAATTATTCAAAAGGAAAGCACTAAAGAGGAGGAAATTCAATAA
- the cphA gene encoding cyanophycin synthetase, producing the protein MHIKNTQVYCGRNIHSHKPVIKMTVDLEEYYDTPTIKIPGFNERLIQCLPGLKEHKCSLGIERGFLKRLSEGTYLAHVAEHSILELQNMLGFNVKFGRARATEDVNIYEIVYQYEVENTGILCGELIIDTFNDIISGKDISFMDNFLKLKKQAESFALGPSTDAIYKEALKRKIPLMRIGDDSILQLGYGRYMKRVEATLTENTSCVAVDIACDKALTKKILKDACLPVAEGYTVKDKDDALYFAKKMQYPVVIKPKNGNQGKGVCVNLNSDEEVIEAYDIAKKISQEIMVEKFIEGKDYRVLVVGDTVAAVALRIPPFIIGDGMSSIKELVDIENKNPKRGCDHEKVLTKIQLDDISVGTLKKKNMSIDTVLKKGQKLYLRENANLSTGATAKDCTDIIHPLNAELAIKAAKLVGLDIAGVDITTFDIGKPIIETGGVIIEVNAAPGIRMHHYPAEGKARDAAKAIVDMLYPKDSKYSIPIVSVTGTNGKTTTTRMIAHILSLYGYNVGMTTTSGIYINNKCVLKGDTTGPVSARTILSDKNVEAAVLETARGGIVRLGLGYDLADVGIITNISDDHLGLDNINTLEDMAFVKSLVAESVKDEGYAVLNADDHFTPQISERVKSNIIYFSINKDNIILKKHLKEGRISVYVNEGAIYIAKGEENTIAANIADIPSTMDGRIAYNVENCLAAISACVGLNIPVDVISMGLKTFYLNEIQNPGRFNVYNVGNYRVLVDYGHNVAGYKGVLEAAKKLGASRLVGVIGVPGDRSNENAVKIGRIAADYFDYMYIKEDSDLRGRSPGEIAKLLEMGAISGGKSKDSINIILSEEKALDTAMNDAKPGDLIIVFYEKLDGIVEVIKRHIDMEGKVRTMAGISKTMQGA; encoded by the coding sequence ATGCACATAAAAAATACTCAGGTCTACTGCGGGAGAAATATCCACAGTCATAAACCAGTTATAAAAATGACGGTAGACTTAGAGGAGTACTATGATACGCCTACTATCAAAATACCCGGGTTTAATGAAAGGCTTATACAATGCCTGCCGGGCCTTAAGGAGCACAAGTGTTCCTTGGGTATTGAGAGAGGTTTTTTAAAGAGGCTTAGTGAGGGAACCTATTTAGCACATGTTGCGGAACATTCCATACTTGAACTTCAGAATATGCTGGGTTTCAATGTGAAATTTGGCAGGGCGAGGGCAACGGAGGATGTGAATATATACGAAATAGTATATCAGTATGAGGTTGAAAATACGGGTATACTTTGCGGTGAACTCATTATAGATACATTTAATGATATCATTTCCGGCAAAGATATATCCTTTATGGATAATTTTTTAAAGCTTAAGAAACAAGCAGAAAGCTTTGCTTTAGGTCCAAGCACCGATGCGATATATAAGGAAGCTCTAAAACGCAAGATTCCCCTAATGCGTATTGGTGATGACAGCATACTGCAGCTAGGATATGGCAGATATATGAAAAGGGTGGAGGCAACTTTAACTGAGAATACAAGCTGTGTAGCTGTCGATATAGCCTGTGACAAAGCTCTTACCAAGAAAATTTTAAAAGATGCCTGTCTTCCCGTAGCAGAAGGCTACACAGTAAAGGATAAGGATGATGCCCTTTATTTTGCTAAAAAAATGCAATACCCTGTGGTAATAAAGCCAAAGAACGGGAATCAGGGCAAAGGAGTATGTGTAAACTTAAACAGTGATGAAGAGGTTATTGAGGCATATGACATTGCAAAGAAAATCAGCCAGGAAATTATGGTAGAGAAATTCATCGAAGGCAAGGACTACAGGGTATTGGTGGTAGGTGATACTGTAGCTGCCGTTGCTTTGCGCATACCTCCCTTTATAATTGGCGATGGAATGTCCTCAATTAAAGAACTGGTGGATATAGAAAATAAAAATCCAAAGAGAGGCTGCGATCACGAAAAGGTACTGACAAAAATCCAGTTGGATGATATTTCCGTTGGAACTCTTAAAAAGAAAAATATGTCTATAGATACAGTGCTTAAAAAAGGTCAAAAGCTTTATTTGAGGGAAAATGCAAATTTATCGACAGGTGCTACAGCAAAAGATTGCACCGATATCATACATCCGTTAAATGCTGAGCTTGCGATTAAAGCAGCAAAGCTTGTAGGACTTGATATTGCAGGAGTTGACATAACGACTTTTGACATAGGAAAGCCCATAATTGAAACAGGAGGTGTGATAATAGAGGTAAATGCAGCACCGGGGATAAGGATGCACCATTATCCGGCGGAAGGTAAAGCAAGAGACGCGGCCAAAGCCATAGTTGATATGCTTTATCCAAAGGACAGCAAGTATTCCATACCTATTGTATCCGTTACGGGCACAAATGGCAAAACCACCACCACCAGGATGATAGCTCACATATTGTCCTTATATGGCTATAATGTGGGAATGACAACCACCAGCGGAATATATATAAACAACAAATGCGTGCTGAAGGGGGATACCACAGGACCGGTAAGCGCCAGAACTATCTTAAGCGATAAAAATGTAGAGGCAGCTGTTTTAGAAACGGCAAGAGGCGGCATTGTGAGATTGGGTTTAGGCTATGATCTTGCCGATGTCGGTATTATAACCAATATATCCGATGACCATCTTGGCCTGGATAATATTAATACTTTAGAGGATATGGCCTTTGTCAAATCCCTGGTGGCCGAGTCCGTTAAAGATGAAGGCTATGCCGTCTTAAACGCAGATGACCATTTTACCCCTCAAATAAGTGAAAGAGTAAAATCAAATATTATTTACTTTTCAATTAACAAAGATAATATTATACTTAAAAAGCATCTTAAAGAGGGAAGGATAAGCGTATATGTAAATGAAGGTGCAATTTATATAGCAAAAGGTGAAGAGAACACAATTGCCGCCAACATAGCCGATATACCTTCCACCATGGACGGCAGAATTGCATACAATGTGGAAAATTGCCTGGCTGCAATTTCAGCCTGTGTAGGCTTGAATATTCCGGTGGACGTAATATCCATGGGCCTTAAAACCTTTTATCTTAATGAAATTCAAAATCCCGGAAGGTTCAATGTGTACAATGTGGGTAACTACAGAGTGCTGGTGGATTACGGACACAATGTGGCAGGGTATAAAGGAGTGCTGGAGGCCGCCAAAAAGCTGGGTGCTTCAAGATTGGTTGGAGTAATAGGCGTGCCGGGAGACAGGAGCAATGAAAATGCAGTTAAAATCGGAAGGATAGCCGCTGACTATTTCGATTACATGTATATTAAAGAAGACAGCGATTTAAGAGGCAGAAGCCCGGGTGAAATAGCAAAACTTTTGGAGATGGGAGCAATTTCAGGCGGAAAATCAAAAGACAGTATAAATATAATTCTATCTGAGGAGAAAGCATTGGACACTGCCATGAATGATGCAAAGCCCGGTGACCTGATTATAGTCTTCTATGAAAAGCTGGATGGAATTGTGGAAGTCATAAAAAGGCATATAGACATGGAAGGCAAAGTGAGGACAATGGCAGGTATAAGCAAAACTATGCAGGGGGCATAA
- the ispE gene encoding 4-(cytidine 5'-diphospho)-2-C-methyl-D-erythritol kinase: protein MELKAFAKINLSIDVLKRREDNYHEVRMIMQSIGLYDTINFDLREKGIKIYCTDPNVPCDERNIVYKVLQLLKENYKIEKGMEIDIHKRIPVAAGLAGGSCDAACAIIAASSLWDLKMTYEDMVDIGSKVGADVPFCIKGGTALAEGIGDKLTQLPSLEGIHIVLAKPLIGVSTKEVYQSLKIDEIVIRPDIDRLLKAVQEKNIRYIADNMVNVLETVTIKKHPVIEEIKRIMVEFNALGSLMSGSGPTVFGIFDTHDDAEKCYNRLRDYIKDVYIVESVGEL, encoded by the coding sequence ATGGAATTAAAAGCTTTTGCTAAAATAAATCTTTCAATTGATGTGCTGAAGAGGAGAGAGGATAACTATCATGAAGTCAGGATGATTATGCAGTCTATAGGACTTTATGATACTATCAATTTCGACTTAAGGGAAAAGGGTATAAAAATTTATTGTACAGACCCTAATGTGCCCTGTGACGAAAGAAATATAGTATACAAGGTTCTTCAATTACTGAAGGAAAATTATAAAATTGAAAAGGGAATGGAGATAGACATACATAAAAGAATACCCGTTGCGGCGGGCTTGGCCGGCGGGAGCTGTGATGCCGCCTGTGCCATAATTGCAGCAAGTTCCCTGTGGGACTTAAAAATGACTTATGAGGATATGGTTGACATAGGAAGCAAGGTGGGAGCAGATGTACCTTTTTGCATTAAAGGGGGGACTGCTCTGGCAGAAGGCATCGGGGATAAACTGACCCAGCTGCCGTCCTTGGAAGGGATTCATATCGTACTTGCCAAGCCTTTAATTGGAGTATCAACAAAAGAGGTATACCAGTCATTAAAGATTGATGAAATAGTTATAAGGCCTGATATAGACAGGCTTTTAAAGGCTGTACAGGAAAAAAACATAAGGTATATCGCTGACAATATGGTTAATGTTCTTGAAACAGTAACCATTAAAAAGCATCCTGTTATTGAAGAGATTAAAAGGATAATGGTAGAATTCAATGCCTTAGGAAGCTTGATGAGTGGAAGCGGGCCGACAGTTTTTGGTATTTTTGACACCCATGATGATGCAGAAAAATGTTATAACAGATTAAGGGATTATATAAAGGATGTATACATAGTTGAATCCGTAGGAGAGCTGTGA
- a CDS encoding nucleotidyltransferase family protein, translating into MINAIILAGGHKGLGAGDNKNKALIKIKERYMIDYVIDSLKSSPYVDKVVIVGMPEMREIFKGRVHEILNSEGNIIDNVKKGQEYLSSDKHLLLCTCDIPMVTKESIEDFINRCVKTKADIGYPIIEKSLNEKKYPDAYRTYVKLKDGTYTGGNIIYANPEALKKCYPIAQKLFDSRKNPMKMGKYLGFGILARLILGNLKIETVEKRAQKICGINAKAIISPYPEIGNDVDKTEDVDFVNKYM; encoded by the coding sequence ATGATTAATGCAATAATCCTTGCCGGAGGCCATAAAGGGCTTGGAGCAGGAGATAATAAAAACAAGGCCTTGATTAAAATCAAGGAAAGATACATGATTGATTATGTAATTGACTCTTTAAAATCCTCCCCTTATGTGGATAAAGTAGTCATTGTAGGTATGCCTGAAATGAGGGAGATTTTTAAGGGCCGGGTTCATGAAATTCTCAATAGTGAAGGCAATATTATAGATAATGTAAAAAAAGGACAGGAATATTTAAGTTCCGATAAGCATCTTTTATTATGCACCTGTGACATACCCATGGTTACTAAAGAGTCAATTGAGGATTTTATAAACCGCTGCGTGAAGACAAAGGCCGATATAGGCTATCCTATCATTGAAAAATCTTTAAATGAAAAAAAGTATCCCGATGCTTACAGAACCTATGTAAAATTGAAGGATGGCACCTATACAGGAGGCAATATAATATACGCAAATCCTGAAGCTTTAAAAAAGTGCTATCCCATAGCACAGAAGCTCTTTGACAGCAGGAAAAACCCAATGAAAATGGGTAAGTATCTTGGATTTGGCATTTTGGCAAGGCTCATATTGGGAAATCTAAAAATAGAAACTGTTGAAAAAAGAGCTCAGAAAATTTGCGGGATAAATGCAAAAGCCATAATAAGTCCATATCCTGAGATAGGAAATGATGTGGATAAGACAGAAGATGTGGATTTTGTTAATAAGTATATGTAA
- a CDS encoding flavin monoamine oxidase family protein has translation MPKYDPLMPYQADDPTDEQRYAMLRYALLLNDRREDFDYILDILRPPPDITSIAPKKSGKNIKIAVMGAGEAGLSAAYELKKIGCDITIFEASNRIGGRIYTNYFDNERKYFGELGAMRIPVSHETTWHYINKFNLKTRPFVNKNINGLFYLRDSYAINDPGGISVQQNIYPKYNLSRDERNTPWQDLSGRMFNKYFYSLPPQIRKELIEIKPVYSQAIQNIDKLDLRSAYENAGLSQDAISMIGFLSAFENAFLKISLTEIFQEAYTEDLAFTYYINGGMINLPLAFYNSLSSKNGYGYAHIDSHDLGQVIFRMEWSVDGIYLSPDNKGIILECRDTNTFEITFERFDYIVCAIPFSSLRRVMAKPLFSVPKQQAISELNYEDSQKTLLFLKDRFWEAGDPYTRIVGGRSLTDLPNITVYYPSDHAMPIPGIVNGWTMRPNSSPQDPGVLYASYNWGQDSVRLGNEHIDLRVYDVKKYIEKIHGLPFGYIDKKMIASSSILWSKVQYIWGGACTTKPQDKLLFSYVVTLPEINDRVFFAGEHISQKHAWQQGSLKTGMLAANEIAKRINQRNP, from the coding sequence ATGCCTAAATATGATCCCTTGATGCCTTACCAGGCCGATGATCCTACCGATGAACAGAGATATGCAATGTTAAGATATGCCCTTTTATTGAATGACAGAAGAGAAGACTTTGATTATATACTGGATATTTTGAGACCGCCGCCTGACATAACTTCAATAGCTCCTAAAAAATCCGGTAAAAATATAAAAATTGCTGTTATGGGCGCCGGCGAGGCAGGCTTAAGCGCTGCATATGAACTTAAGAAAATTGGCTGTGATATTACTATATTTGAAGCCAGCAACAGAATAGGCGGAAGAATATACACCAATTATTTTGACAATGAAAGAAAATATTTTGGTGAATTAGGGGCTATGCGCATCCCTGTATCCCATGAAACCACATGGCATTATATCAATAAATTCAACCTTAAAACCCGGCCCTTTGTAAATAAAAATATTAACGGACTTTTCTATTTAAGGGATTCTTATGCCATAAACGACCCCGGAGGAATAAGCGTACAGCAAAACATTTATCCTAAATATAATCTCTCACGTGATGAGAGAAACACACCCTGGCAGGATTTATCAGGCAGAATGTTTAACAAATATTTTTACTCTCTGCCCCCTCAGATAAGAAAAGAGCTCATTGAAATAAAGCCGGTATACTCACAGGCCATTCAAAATATCGATAAGCTGGATTTAAGGTCGGCTTATGAAAATGCGGGCTTAAGTCAGGATGCCATTTCCATGATAGGTTTTTTATCGGCTTTTGAAAATGCCTTTTTAAAGATAAGCCTGACAGAAATATTCCAGGAAGCCTACACTGAGGATCTGGCATTTACCTATTATATAAACGGAGGAATGATTAATCTTCCACTTGCTTTTTATAATTCTTTAAGCAGCAAAAACGGGTATGGATATGCTCATATTGACTCCCATGATTTAGGACAGGTAATTTTCAGAATGGAATGGTCTGTAGACGGTATTTATCTATCACCGGATAATAAGGGTATTATATTGGAATGCAGGGATACCAACACCTTCGAAATAACTTTTGAAAGGTTTGATTACATCGTGTGCGCCATACCCTTTTCTAGCCTAAGAAGGGTGATGGCGAAGCCTTTATTCAGTGTTCCTAAACAGCAGGCTATATCAGAGCTTAACTATGAAGATTCTCAAAAAACGCTGCTGTTTTTAAAGGACAGGTTCTGGGAAGCAGGGGACCCATATACCAGGATAGTGGGAGGCAGAAGTTTAACTGATCTTCCAAACATAACGGTATATTATCCTTCTGATCATGCAATGCCTATCCCCGGAATAGTGAATGGATGGACCATGCGTCCTAATTCCTCGCCTCAGGATCCAGGAGTTCTTTATGCAAGCTATAATTGGGGGCAGGACTCGGTGCGCTTGGGAAATGAGCATATTGATTTAAGGGTATATGATGTTAAAAAATATATAGAGAAAATACACGGACTCCCCTTTGGATATATTGACAAGAAGATGATAGCTTCCAGCTCTATTCTTTGGTCCAAAGTCCAATATATATGGGGCGGCGCCTGCACGACCAAGCCTCAGGATAAATTGCTTTTCTCCTATGTCGTAACCCTGCCTGAGATAAATGACAGAGTCTTTTTCGCCGGAGAGCATATTTCACAAAAACATGCCTGGCAGCAGGGCTCTCTTAAGACAGGCATGCTGGCCGCCAATGAAATTGCAAAACGCATTAACCAGCGAAATCCATAG
- a CDS encoding CLC_0170 family protein, protein MNNNYNRYKYKEWAGEFMYSVWKFIGETYSGYVFILIAVSSFVLIFMDRRQLIMSGLFREARFSLFMGTFNIIIGIILFLASRFAPIR, encoded by the coding sequence ATGAATAATAACTATAACCGGTATAAATATAAAGAATGGGCAGGTGAATTTATGTATAGCGTATGGAAATTTATCGGGGAGACATACAGCGGCTATGTGTTTATTTTGATTGCTGTTTCCTCTTTTGTTTTGATATTTATGGACAGAAGGCAGCTAATTATGAGCGGCCTTTTTAGAGAAGCCCGATTTTCACTTTTTATGGGTACTTTTAACATAATTATAGGTATCATTTTATTTCTTGCTTCCCGCTTTGCCCCTATAAGATAA
- a CDS encoding spore germination protein: MGIFDNIMKKFNGEDTKKSKERDEKAAIPKDVEKSVKALKEIFMDCDDIVYREFSVGEEQEFKMALICIDGLSDKMLINDFILEELMHAARDTKPNGESVKSRLFELTKRGTLAVTELKETDDLNEAITSILSADTVLFVDGYDKAIIIGTKMWPARNTSEPKAEGVVRGPSDGFVETMRFNTALVRRRIRDPRFKIKQKRVGVRSKTDIAVLYIDDIVNKDVLKRVFDRLNDIDIDGILESGYIEQLIEDNVFSPFPQVQATERPDTVAAAILEGRIGIIVDNSPFVLIVPATLSNLFISIEDYYQRWLVSSLVRGIRLAAGIMSFTLPSLYIAITSYQPDIIPTRFALAIAGSREGVPFPAFIEAFLMEITLELLREAGVRLPDPLGATIGIVGGIVIGQAAVTAKIVSPIMVIIVSLTTISSFIIPNYGVTTGFRILKFGLMIFASVLGLYGIMLGIILLLIHLVNLKSFGVPYLAPFVSSKARDFKDSVVRFPISTFIYRPEYLHVNNKKRMKKMSLRNKYDYSSGRNEE; this comes from the coding sequence ATGGGTATCTTTGATAATATAATGAAAAAATTTAATGGAGAGGATACTAAAAAAAGCAAGGAAAGGGATGAAAAGGCAGCCATTCCCAAAGATGTTGAAAAGTCAGTGAAAGCTTTAAAAGAAATATTCATGGACTGCGATGATATAGTGTACAGGGAATTCAGTGTGGGAGAAGAGCAGGAATTTAAAATGGCTCTTATATGCATTGACGGTCTTTCGGATAAAATGCTTATCAATGATTTTATATTGGAAGAGCTCATGCATGCCGCCCGGGATACCAAGCCAAATGGAGAAAGCGTTAAATCCCGTCTCTTTGAATTGACTAAAAGGGGTACTTTAGCCGTTACCGAGCTTAAGGAAACCGATGATTTAAATGAAGCGATAACTTCAATACTATCAGCAGACACTGTTCTTTTTGTTGACGGCTACGATAAGGCTATAATAATCGGGACTAAGATGTGGCCGGCAAGAAATACCTCCGAACCTAAGGCAGAAGGCGTAGTGAGAGGCCCTTCCGACGGTTTTGTGGAGACCATGAGATTTAATACTGCACTGGTGAGAAGGCGCATAAGGGATCCCAGGTTTAAAATAAAGCAAAAAAGGGTGGGAGTACGGTCTAAAACAGATATTGCAGTGCTTTATATAGATGACATAGTCAATAAGGATGTTTTAAAAAGGGTGTTTGACAGATTAAACGATATAGATATCGATGGTATATTAGAGAGCGGTTACATAGAGCAGCTGATAGAAGACAATGTTTTTTCTCCTTTCCCTCAGGTTCAGGCCACAGAGCGCCCGGATACCGTGGCAGCAGCCATACTTGAAGGGAGAATAGGCATAATTGTGGATAATTCCCCCTTTGTTTTGATTGTACCGGCCACATTATCCAACCTTTTTATATCTATTGAGGATTATTATCAAAGATGGCTGGTTTCTTCCCTTGTAAGAGGGATAAGACTGGCGGCGGGAATAATGTCTTTTACATTACCTTCATTGTATATTGCCATAACTTCTTATCAGCCGGATATAATACCCACTAGGTTTGCCCTGGCAATTGCAGGCTCCAGGGAGGGGGTGCCTTTTCCGGCATTTATTGAAGCTTTTTTGATGGAGATTACACTGGAACTTTTAAGAGAGGCAGGAGTGAGGCTTCCTGATCCTTTAGGCGCCACCATAGGTATAGTAGGCGGTATTGTAATAGGCCAGGCGGCAGTAACTGCTAAAATCGTAAGTCCTATCATGGTCATTATAGTTTCCTTAACAACAATTTCCTCCTTTATAATACCAAATTATGGCGTAACCACAGGTTTCAGGATATTGAAATTCGGACTCATGATATTTGCATCGGTACTTGGGCTATATGGGATAATGCTGGGAATCATTCTTTTGCTTATTCATCTTGTGAATTTAAAAAGCTTCGGGGTGCCTTACCTGGCACCTTTCGTATCTTCAAAAGCCAGGGATTTCAAGGATTCTGTCGTCAGATTTCCCATAAGCACTTTTATTTACAGGCCGGAATATTTGCATGTTAACAATAAAAAGAGGATGAAAAAAATGAGTCTTAGAAACAAATATGATTATTCTTCGGGAAGAAATGAGGAGTAG
- a CDS encoding GerAB/ArcD/ProY family transporter — translation MIDNDKISNTQLSMFLILTMIGIGIFSLPRLVADTTQNDGWVTTILGGLLGLIDFYIICRLIKKYPQDTLVEIIFKLMGKFFGIPVLLIFAVYFIDSIAGMLRIFGEVVKMTLLIRTPIEVILISMILLALMLARCGIEAIVRFDEVVFLILFSMIFLGVLIAIPQADFSNLRPFFRTDIKNFALGTYGTVYSYSGFELVLFLGPFINKPQKAFRSGIAAFAVVILTYLSAVVLSFGYFGRAEVTQLIWPTLSLIRSIEVQGSFVERLEGIVMTQWILFAFTSIIAYIYALSILTSKIFKNKEFKHFASFFIPVVYIIAMIPDNVPAVYKFLNMTIIYVGTPALFVFPVILLVLSHVRKKGVQNNG, via the coding sequence ATGATTGATAACGATAAAATATCCAACACGCAGCTCTCCATGTTTCTTATATTGACTATGATAGGCATAGGTATATTCTCACTGCCCAGACTTGTTGCCGATACCACCCAAAACGACGGATGGGTAACCACAATACTCGGAGGATTGTTGGGGCTTATTGATTTTTATATAATATGCCGCCTTATAAAAAAATATCCTCAAGATACATTGGTCGAAATTATATTTAAACTCATGGGGAAGTTTTTTGGCATTCCTGTTTTGCTAATATTTGCGGTGTATTTCATAGATAGTATTGCCGGAATGCTGCGGATATTCGGTGAAGTGGTAAAAATGACTCTGCTCATTCGAACACCAATTGAGGTAATACTGATATCAATGATACTGCTGGCGTTGATGCTGGCCCGATGTGGAATTGAAGCAATTGTAAGGTTTGATGAGGTAGTTTTTTTAATACTTTTCAGCATGATATTTTTAGGAGTATTGATTGCAATTCCTCAGGCAGACTTCAGTAATCTAAGGCCTTTTTTTAGAACAGATATTAAAAATTTTGCATTAGGCACCTATGGAACGGTGTACAGTTATTCTGGGTTTGAACTTGTACTTTTTTTGGGGCCCTTTATCAATAAGCCTCAAAAGGCGTTCCGCTCAGGGATTGCAGCTTTTGCTGTTGTAATATTGACTTATTTATCAGCTGTGGTACTTTCCTTCGGATATTTCGGCAGGGCGGAGGTAACGCAGCTCATATGGCCAACATTATCTCTGATAAGGTCCATAGAAGTGCAGGGCTCCTTTGTTGAAAGACTGGAGGGCATAGTAATGACTCAGTGGATACTTTTTGCTTTTACCAGTATTATCGCATACATATATGCTCTTTCCATATTAACTTCAAAGATTTTTAAAAACAAGGAATTTAAGCATTTTGCCTCTTTTTTTATACCTGTTGTTTATATTATAGCTATGATTCCCGATAACGTACCTGCCGTATATAAATTCTTAAATATGACTATTATTTATGTGGGAACTCCGGCTCTTTTCGTATTTCCTGTTATTTTGCTTGTCTTGTCACATGTAAGGAAAAAAGGGGTGCAAAATAATGGCTAA